A genomic region of Fusarium oxysporum Fo47 chromosome VI, complete sequence contains the following coding sequences:
- a CDS encoding general substrate transporter produces MGKHTTAYNRLVTVAVAFGSLTYGYCSSVIGSTIGQPGWYNFFDLPQQGEPGYGTKTTEAISTANGIYSAGGAIGTLFVMWAATALGRKRSIQIGGAFALLGGALQGGAVNLSMFQAGRILAGIGIGILVTVCPMYMGELAPHDKRGWLVGHHAIFLVFGYMLSGWLGYACYFATASMPGFAWRFPLCMQCLAPTVLLATSFWIPESTRWLLQKGRVEEAWTVVRNLRKSPDDPDDLVAREEIYQIKEQLALDSAKLKALGCGPLKAVIKKKSYRKRLAIGFLTQWGAEFAGPLIINNYSVILYTNLGQTGSMPLLLSALWLTTAGIIYNPLGAWLHDRINSRRWMFMTGLFGCLITTSGLAACISEFSGTANKAGNAAGVFFVFLYLAFQGTFCDTTMYIYVAEIFPTEIRPIGMGFSLFGQFTSTIILLQTAPIGFVNIGWKYYLVIIIWCIFFIPIVYLYFPETAKLSLEEISARFGDDVAVHVNDVPAEQRKELDEFIGKLDITHMEDSAAKSKAMM; encoded by the exons ATGGGTAAGCACACAACTGCTTACAACAGGCTGGTCACTGTCGCGGTCGCCTTTGGCTCCCTG ACATACGGCTACTGCTCTTCCGTCATTGGCAGCACAATCGGACAGCCAGGATGGTACAACTTCTTCGACTTGCCCCAGCAGGGTGAGCCTGGCTATGGCACCAAGACGACTGAAGCCATCTCGACCGCAAATGGAATCTACAGCGCGGGCGGTGCCATTGGCACGCTTTTTGTCATGTGGGCTGCTACGGCATTGGGTAGGAAGAGATCTATCCAGATTGGTGGAGCCTTTGCGTTGCTGGGAGGTGCTTTGCAGGGCGGTGCAGTAAATCTGAG CATGTTCCAAGCTGGCCGAATCTTGGCTGGCATCGGCATCGGAATCCTCGTCACGGTCTGCCCAATGTACATGGGAGAGCTCGCACCACACGACAAACGCGGATGGCTTGTAGGACACCACGCCATATTTCTTGTCTTTGGCTACATGCTCTCAGGCTGGCTCGGGTATGCCTGCTACTTTGCAACGGCCAGCATGCCAGGCTTCGCTTGGAGATTTCCGCTGTGCATGCAATGTCTAGCTCCCACTGTCCTTCTGGCAACGTCTTTCTGGATCCCGGAGTCTACACGATGGCTGTTGCAGAAGGGCCGGGTCGAAGAGGCATGGACCGTTGTTCGTAACTTGCGAAAGTCACCGGACGATCCAGATGATCTAGTCGCTCGAGAGGAGATCTACCAGATCAAGGAACAGCTAGCTTTGGACTCTGCCAAGCTTAAGGCACTAGGTTGCGGACCTCTCAAGGCAGTTATTAAGAAGAAGAGTTACCGAAAACGGTTGGCAATAGGCTTCCTGACACAATGGGGCGCCGAGTTCGCCGGACCACTAATTATC AACAACTACTCGGTCATTCTTTACACCAACCTCGGTCAAACTGGGTCTATGCCTCTGCTCCTTTCGGCCTTATGGCTTACAACCGCTGGCATCATCTACAACCCGCTCGGCGCCTGGCTTCACGACAGAATTAATTCACGCCGATGGATGTTTATGACCGGCTTGTTCGGCTGCTTGATTACCACGAGCGGACTTGCTGCCTGCATTTCCGAGTTTTCCGGGACTGCAAATAAGGCAGGTAATGCAGCAGGCGTCTTCTTTGTTTTTCTATACCTGGCGTTCCAAGG AACCTTTTGTGATACGACCATGTATATCTACGTTGCAGAGATCTTCCCAACCGAGATTCGCCCTATCGGCATGGGCTTCTCTCTGTTCGGCCAGTTCACGAGCACCATCATTCTGCTTCAAACAGCCCCAATTGGGTTCGTGAACATCGGCTGGAAGTATTACCTGGTCATCATTATTTGGTGCATCTTCTTCATACCAATTGTGTACCTGTACTTTCCCGAGACTGCTAAGCTGTCACTTGAGGAGATTTCTGCCCGTTTCGGTGATGACGTTGCCGTTCACGTCAACGATGTTCCGGCCGAGCAGCGCAAAGAGCTTGACGAGTTTATTGGAAAGCTGGATATTACCCATATGGAGGATTCAGCAGCTAAAAGTAAGGCTATGATGTAG
- a CDS encoding fungal-specific transcription factor domain-containing protein, which yields MAEPNYTRALQCPECTLKFSRPSHLHRHQLTHSASNHRQHIPCPYCSKTFSRRDVLLRHLRHGHQVQEQTRRSSQKSCFRCVERKAKCNRERPCNGCIRSGNNCEYPATDDMNDWGPHEGASPTGQSILPSNTQQIQEQQDESMTSQANEETRSFQHETGPDGLLLDDSTEHIPLPTAPLVHQVHGADIMDQDQACQVGPFYNLNDKPTNSPTMEIPQSFNVLPVDAAHSVFEDTFALSPSSILPGQTSFRTGGFDWLNFDIGNSPQGFQVDTFYNSYIPEFWFSSTAQQVSESEGLSSSGTGNRVQQRTSSGESSRDSQEEGLPDVEQNTLAWPFDQAHKQSPHRYRLPPLRDILNGYCPTDRPRPVQTTLVKGFIQILSENPLPQLETLRDPHSIQAFCSLQRLVDSYFSRFHDIQAIIHKPTWTMSACPPILLTAMASVGALLSDSQSDYELSVALSEICSTMINWMGASDATNYSDVSYLNALCLYQIYSLGSGKRQLYQNADRSRGLLIGGLRGIGLLNPRSSITLSQDHETIRGSEDDHVLTKDWKNWIKMESGRRASWAAFEYDCSLCTLTSRRGIVDLSELPSELPCPESMWNATSARAWFALMSRLGQDDSRPNLSKVLKQALAGRELPSSLGSWAKRLCAQVIGRLLWDLWQIEVVAMPEYLGLGSIVAAHQDTKRSLLKGLNNLVESLSSPSSTSDLTSYNIASLLCHYSHLCAANGVLDLILSIVRGLISMEPRVHDGIKVARNRLKLTFAGDPKTARRLCWHAAQIVAIANEYLVSAPCEIMRVFMGYIFIIAYSAYGDHTRSSPIRVTQSLWICSRYWYGRLRPCHQHRRTRDIEEAAMLGTGS from the exons ATGGCAGAGCCAAACTACACT CGCGCCCTTCAATGTCCGGAATGCACTCTGAAGTTTTCGCGTCCTAGCCATCTCCATCGGCATCAACTCACGCATTCTGCATCCAATCACAGACAACATATACCTTGCCCATATTGTTCAAAGACATTCAGTAGGCGCGACGTTCTGCTGCGTCACCTGCGTCATGGGCATCAGGTACAAGAACAAACCAGACGATCAAGTCAGAAGTCGTGTTTTCGATGTGTTGAACGGAAGGCGAAGTGCAATCGCGAAAGACCCTGCAATGGCTGCATTCGATCAGGGAATAATTGCGAGTATCCTGCGACAGACGATATGAATGACTGGGGGCCGCATGAGGGCGCTTCTCCTACAGGACAGTCAATTCTTCCTTCCAACACGCAACAAATACAAGAACAGCAGGATGAATCAATGACCTCGCAAGCGAATGAAGAAACTCGATCCTTCCAACATGAAACGGGACCTGACGGCCTCTTATTAGACGATTCAACAGAGCATATTCCCCTACCAACAGCACCTTTAGTCCATCAGGTCCACGGTGCTGACATCATggatcaagatcaagcttgCCAGGTTGGCCCTTTTTATAATCTAAATGATAAGCCGACAAACTCTCCAACTATGGAAATTCCACAATCCTTCAATGTCTTGCCAGTAGATGCAGCTCATTCGGTGTTTGAAGATACTTTTGCtctttctccctcttccatccttcCAGGGCAGACAAGCTTTCGGACTGGTGGGTTTGACTGGTTGAACTTCGACATTGGCAATAGTCCTCAAGGCTTCCAAGTCgatactttttataatagctatatacCAGAGTTCTGGTTTTCCAGTACAGCCCAGCAAGTCTCCGAGTCAGAAGGGCTTAGTAGCAGTGGCACTGGCAATAGAGTACAACAAAGAACGAGCAGTGGGGAGTCGAGCCGGGATTCACAAGAGGAAGGGCTACCAGACGTGGAACAAAACACGCTTGCGTGGCCTTTTGATCAGGCGCATAAGCAATCTCCTCATCGCTATCGGCTCCCTCCACTTCGCGATATTCTCAACGGTTATTGCCCGACAGACAGACCGCGGCCTGTTCAGACAACACTTGTAAAAGGCTTCATCCAAATTCTCTCTGAGAATCCCCTTCCTCAGCTTGAAACCTTACGAGACCCTCATTCTATCCAAGCTTTTTGCAGTCTACAGCGTCTTGTTGACTCCTATTTTTCTCGGTTCCACGACATTCAGGCGATTATCCACAAACCTACTTGGACCATGTCGGCTTGCCCGCCTATTCTTCTTACGGCCATGGCCTCTGTTGGTGCATTGCTCTCTGATAGTCAGTCAGATTACGAGCTCTCAGTAGCACTGAGTGAGATCTGCTCTACAATGATTAACTGGATG GGCGCCTCAGATGCTACCAACTACAGTGATGTCTCATATCTTAATGCACTCTGCCTTTACCAGATCTATTCGCTCGGGTCAGGAAAACGACAGCTATATCAGAATGCAGACAGGTCTCGTGGACTCTTGATCGGTGGTTTACGGGGAATCGGTCTGCTGAATCCCCGCTCTTCGATCACTCTGAGTCAGGATCACGAGACCATTCGTGGTTCTGAGGACGACCATGTTCTTACAAAAGATTGGAAGAACTGGATCAAGATGGAGTCAGGAAGGAGGGCATCTTGGGCAGCATTCGAGTATGACTGCAGTCTTTGCACTCTCACAAGTCGTCGAGGCATTGTTGACTTGAGCGAGCTGCCATCAGAATTGCCATGTCCTGAGTCCATGTGGAACGCCACCTCGGCACGAGCTTGGTTTGCTCTGATGTCTCGTCTTGGTCAGGATGACTCAAGACCAAATCTATCTAAAGTGCTGAAGCAAGCACTGGCTGGGAGAGAACTACCATCGTCCTTGGGATCTTGGGCTAAGAGGCTCTGTGCGCAGGTAATCGGGCGGTTACTCTGGGACCTCTGGCAAATCGAGGTTGTCGCAATGCCAGAGTACCTCGGCCTTGGATCAATTGTGGCTGCGCACCAAGACACGAAGAGGTCGCTGCTCAAGGGCTTGAATAACTTGGTTGAATCTCTATCTtcgccatcatcgacgaGCGATCTTACCAGCTACAA TATAGCCAGTCTTCTTTGCCACTATTCGCACTTGTGCGCGGCGAATGGCGTCCTCGACCTCATCCTATCCATCGTGCGGGGCCTCATCTCAATGGAACCTCGAGTACATGACGGAATCAAGGTAGCCCGCAACCGGCTCAAGTTGACATTTGCCGGAGACCCAAAAACAGCAAGAAGACTATGCTGGCACGCAGCCCAAATCGTCGCAATCGCTAATGAGTACCTGGTGTCTGCCCCTTGCGAGATTATGCGAGTCTTTATGGGTtacatcttcatcattgccTACTCTGCTTATGGGGATCATACTAGATCATCGCCAATAAGGGTCACGCAAAGT CTCTGGATCTGTTCCAGATATTGGTACGGACGGTTGCGTCCCTGCCATCAGCACCGACGCACAAGAGATATTGAAGAAGCTGCAATGCTGGGGACTGGCTCATAA